A part of Rattus rattus isolate New Zealand chromosome 6, Rrattus_CSIRO_v1, whole genome shotgun sequence genomic DNA contains:
- the Etfrf1 gene encoding electron transfer flavoprotein regulatory factor 1, with the protein MANSLREVLTLYKNLLYLGRDYPKGADYFKRRLKNVFLKNKDVKDPEKIKELIARGEFVMKELEALYFLRKYRAMKQRYYSDTKN; encoded by the exons ATGGCCAATTCTTTACGAGAAGTACTGActctttataaaaat CTGCTGTATCTTGGACGGGACTATCCAAAAGGAGCAGACTATTTTAAAAGGCGTTTGAAGaatgttttccttaaaaacaagGATGTGAAGGACCCAGAGAAGATCAAAGAACTCATTGCACGAGGAGAATTTGTAATGAAGGAGCTAGAGGCCTTATATTTCCTTAGGAAATACAGAGCTATGAAGCAACGTTACTATTCAGATACCAAAAACTGA